GGGCTTTGCTCATTTAGCGTGTAAATTGAGTTCTGCAAAAACTCTAATAATTAAGTTTGTCTAAAACCTCTAAATGTAGCATCATGCTCAATATATAAACTCTCAAGCTGTCTTTTTGTATCCTGTTTAACTCTTGCTTGATAATTATCAAGCAAAATTTCATTTGCGTCCATAAGCGCTTGATAAAATTCTTTATCACTCAGCTTTGTAAAGTTACATGTTAAGAGGTCGGAATTTTTATGCTTATTTTCATAAAAATCTTCTATACCGCCTAAAAGTCCTTTTTCTATCGCTAAATAGTACAACGGTGACCCCGGGTATGGAGTAACCGGCCTTATTGTTCGCAACTCCTCTTCTTTGTCATATTTGAGTAGAAAATCGACACCTTTCATAAGCGTTTCTCTTGTTTCATCAATATTTCCAAAAATTATATTGTATCCCGGTGCCATCCCGGCTTCTTTTGTAGCTTTTATTCCGCTTTCAATCTGCTTTGTTGTCAAAACCTTATTCATATTTTTTAAAATTTGATTATCAAAAGCCTCTATGCCATAATTGACATATACACAACCGGCTTGTTTCATCAACTTGAGAACCTTTGGTTTTGCATAGTTTAATCTTCCGTTACAATCCCATTTAAATTTTAAACCTGCTTTTATAAAATCTTCACACAAGCTAACTGTTCTAGGTATTGAAGACATAAGCAGCTCATCGGAAAATGAGATATATGTTATACGATAATTTTTTTGTAAAAATTTTATCTCTTCTATTATAGACTCATTGCTTCTGCCCCTAAAGCCTTTGTCCATTCTATAACAAAAATTACATGTAAAAGTACATCCGCGGCCGCTTAGCACAGGCATAATAAAATCTGTTTTCGTACATTCGGGCATTCTTATTTTTCTATAATGTTCAATATTAAACAGATGATACGCCGGCATGGGAATAGAATCTATATCTTCTATAAGCATTCTTGCGGGATTTACAAAAGTTTTGTCATCTTTTTTGTAAGCAATTCCCAATACATTTTTTAAATCTTTTTTATGCTCAAGAGCATCCAGTAAATCAATAATAGTAACTTCGCCCTCACCCATGACAATTGCATCTGCATTCATTTTTTTAAGAAAATAACGCGGTTCCGGACTTGGTCCAAAACCACCCAATATGTAAAAAGGTCTCTGTTTAGACTCATTTACGGCGCGTGATATTTTTTTTGCTTTTGCATACTCATAATAACCGCCTATAAAACTAAGACCGACAACATCATAGTGTTCATTATTAAGCTTATCTGTTAGATGCTCTTCCGGATAGTGGTGAATATCTTGTGCATATATTTCCACCTCGTGTCCATACTTTAGCAATGTCGCGGCAATATATGCCAAACCTTGCGGGAACCACTGTATAAATGATTCATTGTCATAACAAATTAATAATACTCTCAATAACTATCCTTAATTTTATATTTTTAACATCTATTTTTTATAAAAGCTTCTAAAGTTTCTGCATACATCTTTTCTATGTTTAACATTCCGCTTTGTAACATTTTATCAAATTTTTTAATATGTCTCTTTTCATTTTTCAAACCTTTTGTATTGAAAAAATCTATTATCAACGGCAATACATACTCAAAATATGTATAGTACACATCTACAATATTCTCTGTTTCATGCTTTCCCCTATGAAGTATACCAGATACTACGCCCAACATATCGTACAAGTACCTGTTAACATTTGAATGCGAAACACTATTTATATACTGGTCTATATCATTTTTTATCTGCTTTGCTTTAAAGAGCCTTAATTTAAGCGATTCAACATTATCTTTACTTAATTCCGTTGCACTGTTTTTACTAAAAATATCATAAATTAAGTGATAAAGTTCTTTTTTGTCAATCTCGCTATATTTATCTACATTAATTGTTTCTATCGGTGTTGGAACAGTATCAAATAATTTTGCCCCGTCATTTAAATTATAAACTGTCTGATTATCCCTTTTAACATTTTTCATATATTCGTGAAGAAACTGAACAGATGTGTGAGTTATTGCAGTAGTATAAACAATATTTGTCAAATTTCCCTGAACGGGAAATAAATTTTCACTGGCAACCATATTGGTATGAAGTTTATTTTTTTTACTTAAATCAATTATTTTTTTATCTTCATAATCTTCAGAATGCGATGAACCCGTCTTTTGATTTATGGCTAAATCTAATCCCAATAAATAAAGTTCTCTAGTATCAAATACAAGTGATAACATAAGAGTGTGTGAACCTACGCATGGTGCCGTTAATGAACCAAAATTTTCAAAATACCTTGCATTTGATTCATGATAAAATATCTGCTCTTTAGAAAAAAGTGCTCTTAACTTAGATAAAGCAAAAGGTCCAAATAACACAATAGTATCTTTCAAAAATTCATGAGTGGGGATATCTTTAAAAAGAGGCATAGAACCTTCATAGCCGTCTATATGAGTAACAATATCAGGCTTTATATTGTTATTATACAAAGTATTTAATACTGCAGCAATAGCAACCACTATAAATTTATGGTGGTTCTTTTTAACCCACTCAAGATTTTTTTTAAAAGACGGACCTGCAGCTAAAAGTAAAACGGGCTTATTTGTAAAAAGATTATTTTCTAAGTGCTTACTAATATTTAAAACTTTATAGCCGTCATTTATGTACTCTAGCGGTCTTAAATACTTTTTCAACTCTTGTTTATATGGAAAAAATGCAAACCCCTGTGTTGAGAGCGCATTTTGTATCTGTTTTATCTTATTGTCGGAATGAGCGCTAAAGTATGAATATTTTAAATATCGGTTATTAAAAAAAGTACCTCTTAAAAAGCTTTTCATAATAATAAGAAATTTATTTTCATCATCGGCGACTGAAAAATACAACTCACTATGCTCAGCAATTTTATAAAATGATGTTGTAAAAAGAGAAAGTCTAAAAAGTTCAATATCATCTTCAATGATAAAATATTCTTTTGCTTTTATTTTATCATCTATTAGCGAGATATGGAGACCTAATCCTACACCGATAAAAATAAATTTTTCAATAATTTTCATTGTATCGTCGAGATTAGAATTTTCAATATAATAATTCATTATGGGTAAAATATCTTCAAACCCTTCCGATCTGTCATCTAGCTCTTTTTGTCTATCTTTTGATACTTTATATAGCGGAAAACCCTCAAAAATAAAAGAATCTTTTTTGTAATTAATCACACTCGCAATTTGTCGAGAAATATTTTGACTATTGTCGGAATATAGGTAAAGACCCGTCTTCAATTGCTTGACATCAAAATAGCCGCTAATATACTCCAAATCATACTTGGCACTACGGCTGCCATCTTCAAGAGAGTCATTAAAGAGTGTGAGCTTTTGCATAAGCTCCGGTTGTTGCTCCGAGAAGTATTTTAAATTTTTTTGGTATGTCTCAATAGCAATTTGTTCAATAGATTCCATAATAAACTCTTTTTTTATAAATTTGATAGCAAATTACATTCCTCTTCTTTTTTTAATTTAGCAGTTACAAGATTTAAATAATGGCTTATAATTTGCGAAATATGCTCCAATATTAATATATATAGATTATAGATATGAAACTCTTTTTTTTCAAGCTCCTCGGAGTTCATAAAATCAAATAAATAGCCTAAGATATATCTTAGGTATAAATCAATTACACGGCTTATTTGATAGTTTTTTATCTCATTTTCGTTAGTTAATCTTGTATTTAACAGAAGAATGTTTTCTACTGTTTTAGCTAAAGATAGCTGATGATAGTTTTTATACTTTTTAACTAATTGAAGCAGTTTTTTAGAGTGTAAAAGCTTTTCATCCAAGTTATTCAATTCAACACTATTTAAATTTTTAGATGAATTCTGCAAGCATATACTAAAGAGATGTTTATAAATATCTTCTTTTCTTGATATTTTTTTTAACTCTAAATCTTGCACTTTTTTTGAATTAACATCTATAAATTTTGCACCGTCACTTAGGTTAAAAATATTTTGAGAATCCTGCTTTAGTAGTTTTGTAGATAAGTTAACAACATCAATAGATGTTTGCCACCTTGCATTGGTAAAAACTTCTTTGCTTAAATTGCCCTCTATTTTAAATAAACTCTCACTGTATCCCAGTATCTCTTTTTTATCTGTATGATTTTCAATAGAAATTGTTTTCATATCAACATAAGAATCTATATGTGTTTTACCTGTTTTAGTATCAAGAGCCAAATCCAATCCCAATAAATATATATTTTTTGCTTTTAAAATTAGCAGTATTTGATAAGCGATAGAACCGACACAAGGAGCTGATGGCTTTATAGAATTTATTTTATAATTAGTTCCGTTTTCAAAAAGAAAAACATTTTTTTCATCAAATAATCTAATAACATCGGTGTCTATTTTATCGGAAAAAAAACAGATAGAATTTTTTATAAAATCCATAGATTTTATTTTCGCAAAAAGTTCCACGGAAGAGTGATAAGCATCCAAATGCACGATAATATCCGGTGAAATATGCTCTCTCTCCAGTAATGTCAGTGTTGCAGAAACCGCAACTATAATAAAATTTTTATGATTTTGTCTAAGCCATTCTATGTTTTTTTGTAGAGAAGGACCTGCTCCGAGAAGTAAAAAAGGTTTTTCATTAAGTATACTATCAGCAAAAGCAAGTTCTTTGTTTAAGAATTTGTAATTACCGAAAATATAATCAAGCGGTTTTAAATTTTGCGTCAATAAGACATTATAATCAAATGAAAAATGTGCACCGGAGGCTATGGCAAGATGAAACTGCTCATGCTTATCTTCGCTATGGCTAAGAAGATGAAAATATTTTATATAATGATTGTAGTAATATTTTGTATCCAAAAACTCTTTGGAACTTTTTGAGAACTCACTTTTATCTTCAAAAATTGAAAAAATCAGTTGTGCATCCAAAGCTAACTTGGCATAGTTTGTCGTAAAGAGAGAAAGCCTAAAAAGTTCTAAATCATCCTCAATAATAAAATAGACTTCAGAAGAGATTTTTTCATGTATAGAAGATATATGCAAACCTAAACCTGTTCCAAAAAAAACAAATTTATCCAAAGTTTTTAATCTTTTATTTTTTAGTGAATTTTGTTGGCAATAGTGCATTATAGGAGCAAATCCGCTCATCGAATCTTCAAACGGTTTTTTTTGTTTGTATACCTCTAACTCACTATCATCAATGATATATTCATGAAAGCCTTTAAAAAGATTATCATTTAACTCATAATCAATACTTTGTGATGCCAACTTTGCATGAGTTGAGCTATCTTTAGCGTATAAAAATTTTTTTGTAGTTTTCTCATATACATCAAAATAGCCCTTTTCATAAACAAGCTCATACTTTTCTTGATAGTAGCCGTTTTCAATAGCATTGTCCAAAGCCGCTAATTTTGAGTATACCCCTTTTTGAAAAGCCTGTAAATATGCAATATTGTCATTGAAATTTTTAGTGACTTGGTTAGTTACCATACACTTCTGCCGCCATCCATATTCAGTGTTGCACCGTTCATATAACTGCTGGCATCGCTGCATAAAAAAACAACCGAGGCTTTATACTCATCAAGATTTGCCATTCTTTTCATTGGAATAAGCTGTGCTATTTTATTTACAAACTCATCTGAATGATTATTAAAAACACCGCCGGGAGCAAAAGCGTTACATCTGACACCTTTGTCTGCCCAGTATGTTGCAATGTATTTTGTAAGCCCTATTAGTCCATGTTTTATAACAGAGTATGTGACAGGTTTTACATTTTGTTCTTCATCTTTAAGCCCGTCTTGTTTGTATAATCTCTGATCCGGCGCAATTACACCCAAATCCGATGCTATATTTAAAATAATGCCTCTCTTGTTTTTTGCCATCTCTGCTCCGAATATTTTGCTGCAAAGCATAGCACCGGTAAGTCCGACAGAAATTTCTAAATTCCACTGTCTTGCGTCAAAATTTTCAAGTCTTGATTTGTTAACTGCACTGTTTTTTTCAAATTTTGGGTCAATTGCGGCATTATTTATAAGTATATTTGGAAACTTGCTAAAGTGTTTAAATATTTTTTCTTTTGCTTTTAATATCTCATCTTCATTTGTTATATCAACTTTTAGCGACAGTACATCTGTATTATACTTTTTTAAAAAATATTTTTTTGTCTCTTCTAGGGCGTTTTCATTAATATCAAATATAATTACATCCGCCCCCGCTTCAATCAAAGCTTCTACATGCTGCTTGCCGAGCAGTCCCGCTCCGCCTGTTACAATTGCAAGACTATCTTTTAAACTGAATTTTTCTATTACGCTCATAAATTATCCTAAATTATTTTATTTATCTGTCCGCCGTCAACAACAATATTGGCACCTGTTATAAAACTGCTCTCTTCTAAAAACATTACTGCTTTTGCTATATCCTGAGGTGTTGCAAAACCATTTAGAGGAACATTTTTTTCGATATATTCCTCTACCGCTTCTTTGTTCTTTTTAATTTTATCATCCCAAGTACTTCCATCAAACATTACATTGCCCGGAGATATAGAGTTTACTCTAATCTTTAATTTCGCAACTTCGTTAGATAAATTTTTAGCAAAACCAAGAAGAGCGGTTTTTGCACTGCCGTATGTTATCGGCGCACCTAAAGATTCACAACCTGCAATTGAAGAGATAAATACTATATGTCCGCCTCTTTGGCTCATAACTTCAACACTGTATGTAGCCAGAGATACCGCACTAAAAAAGTTAATCTCAAATACTCTTTTATACTCTTTTATATCCACATTCCAGCCCAAAGCAGATTTTCCGCTTCCTATATTTGCAACGACTAAATCTAGTCTGCCCTCATCTTTAAATATTTTTTCTACTGTTTGTTTTATGTTTAAATCAATACTTAAGTCACTAACAATTAACTTAACCTCAGCATCTAACTCACTTTTTGTTCTTTCTAAACTCTCTAAATCTCTGCCGTTTATATAGACTATATAATTACTTTCAATCAGCCTCTTAGCAATACCTTTTCCGATAC
This region of Sulfurimonas sp. genomic DNA includes:
- a CDS encoding 6-hydroxymethylpterin diphosphokinase MptE-like protein: MESIEQIAIETYQKNLKYFSEQQPELMQKLTLFNDSLEDGSRSAKYDLEYISGYFDVKQLKTGLYLYSDNSQNISRQIASVINYKKDSFIFEGFPLYKVSKDRQKELDDRSEGFEDILPIMNYYIENSNLDDTMKIIEKFIFIGVGLGLHISLIDDKIKAKEYFIIEDDIELFRLSLFTTSFYKIAEHSELYFSVADDENKFLIIMKSFLRGTFFNNRYLKYSYFSAHSDNKIKQIQNALSTQGFAFFPYKQELKKYLRPLEYINDGYKVLNISKHLENNLFTNKPVLLLAAGPSFKKNLEWVKKNHHKFIVVAIAAVLNTLYNNNIKPDIVTHIDGYEGSMPLFKDIPTHEFLKDTIVLFGPFALSKLRALFSKEQIFYHESNARYFENFGSLTAPCVGSHTLMLSLVFDTRELYLLGLDLAINQKTGSSHSEDYEDKKIIDLSKKNKLHTNMVASENLFPVQGNLTNIVYTTAITHTSVQFLHEYMKNVKRDNQTVYNLNDGAKLFDTVPTPIETINVDKYSEIDKKELYHLIYDIFSKNSATELSKDNVESLKLRLFKAKQIKNDIDQYINSVSHSNVNRYLYDMLGVVSGILHRGKHETENIVDVYYTYFEYVLPLIIDFFNTKGLKNEKRHIKKFDKMLQSGMLNIEKMYAETLEAFIKNRC
- a CDS encoding 6-hydroxymethylpterin diphosphokinase MptE-like protein, encoding MVTNQVTKNFNDNIAYLQAFQKGVYSKLAALDNAIENGYYQEKYELVYEKGYFDVYEKTTKKFLYAKDSSTHAKLASQSIDYELNDNLFKGFHEYIIDDSELEVYKQKKPFEDSMSGFAPIMHYCQQNSLKNKRLKTLDKFVFFGTGLGLHISSIHEKISSEVYFIIEDDLELFRLSLFTTNYAKLALDAQLIFSIFEDKSEFSKSSKEFLDTKYYYNHYIKYFHLLSHSEDKHEQFHLAIASGAHFSFDYNVLLTQNLKPLDYIFGNYKFLNKELAFADSILNEKPFLLLGAGPSLQKNIEWLRQNHKNFIIVAVSATLTLLEREHISPDIIVHLDAYHSSVELFAKIKSMDFIKNSICFFSDKIDTDVIRLFDEKNVFLFENGTNYKINSIKPSAPCVGSIAYQILLILKAKNIYLLGLDLALDTKTGKTHIDSYVDMKTISIENHTDKKEILGYSESLFKIEGNLSKEVFTNARWQTSIDVVNLSTKLLKQDSQNIFNLSDGAKFIDVNSKKVQDLELKKISRKEDIYKHLFSICLQNSSKNLNSVELNNLDEKLLHSKKLLQLVKKYKNYHQLSLAKTVENILLLNTRLTNENEIKNYQISRVIDLYLRYILGYLFDFMNSEELEKKEFHIYNLYILILEHISQIISHYLNLVTAKLKKEEECNLLSNL
- a CDS encoding radical SAM protein encodes the protein MRVLLICYDNESFIQWFPQGLAYIAATLLKYGHEVEIYAQDIHHYPEEHLTDKLNNEHYDVVGLSFIGGYYEYAKAKKISRAVNESKQRPFYILGGFGPSPEPRYFLKKMNADAIVMGEGEVTIIDLLDALEHKKDLKNVLGIAYKKDDKTFVNPARMLIEDIDSIPMPAYHLFNIEHYRKIRMPECTKTDFIMPVLSGRGCTFTCNFCYRMDKGFRGRSNESIIEEIKFLQKNYRITYISFSDELLMSSIPRTVSLCEDFIKAGLKFKWDCNGRLNYAKPKVLKLMKQAGCVYVNYGIEAFDNQILKNMNKVLTTKQIESGIKATKEAGMAPGYNIIFGNIDETRETLMKGVDFLLKYDKEEELRTIRPVTPYPGSPLYYLAIEKGLLGGIEDFYENKHKNSDLLTCNFTKLSDKEFYQALMDANEILLDNYQARVKQDTKRQLESLYIEHDATFRGFRQT
- a CDS encoding SDR family oxidoreductase gives rise to the protein MSVIEKFSLKDSLAIVTGGAGLLGKQHVEALIEAGADVIIFDINENALEETKKYFLKKYNTDVLSLKVDITNEDEILKAKEKIFKHFSKFPNILINNAAIDPKFEKNSAVNKSRLENFDARQWNLEISVGLTGAMLCSKIFGAEMAKNKRGIILNIASDLGVIAPDQRLYKQDGLKDEEQNVKPVTYSVIKHGLIGLTKYIATYWADKGVRCNAFAPGGVFNNHSDEFVNKIAQLIPMKRMANLDEYKASVVFLCSDASSYMNGATLNMDGGRSVW
- a CDS encoding SDR family oxidoreductase; the encoded protein is MEKKVALVSGSSRGIGKGIAKRLIESNYIVYINGRDLESLERTKSELDAEVKLIVSDLSIDLNIKQTVEKIFKDEGRLDLVVANIGSGKSALGWNVDIKEYKRVFEINFFSAVSLATYSVEVMSQRGGHIVFISSIAGCESLGAPITYGSAKTALLGFAKNLSNEVAKLKIRVNSISPGNVMFDGSTWDDKIKKNKEAVEEYIEKNVPLNGFATPQDIAKAVMFLEESSFITGANIVVDGGQINKII